A stretch of Candidatus Hydrogenedens sp. DNA encodes these proteins:
- a CDS encoding NifB/NifX family molybdenum-iron cluster-binding protein, which translates to MKIAFPTNDKEKISAHFGRSKGFMIFEIKDGKVVSEEYLPNTITGHVQHTTNEDPAQEHSHEHNHSVDTHEKVAREFANMDVVISGGMGYGMKSRFESAGINIIITSEKNIKTALDLFLQGSLKHEEGLSCNHHS; encoded by the coding sequence ATGAAAATTGCTTTTCCAACAAATGATAAAGAAAAAATATCTGCTCATTTTGGACGCTCTAAGGGCTTTATGATTTTTGAAATTAAAGATGGCAAGGTCGTAAGTGAGGAATATCTTCCAAATACGATTACAGGACATGTTCAACATACTACCAATGAAGACCCTGCACAGGAACATTCTCATGAGCACAATCATTCCGTAGATACGCATGAGAAAGTAGCTCGGGAATTTGCAAATATGGATGTTGTTATTTCGGGTGGAATGGGATATGGTATGAAAAGTAGATTTGAATCGGCTGGCATAAATATTATAATCACATCCGAAAAAAATATAAAGACAGCCCTTGACCTTTTCCTTCAAGGTTCTTTGAAACATGAAGAAGGATTATCATGCAATCATCACTCTTAA
- a CDS encoding DUF134 domain-containing protein, translated as MARPYCPRRLNSCPPVEEFVPFEQEGTEKEPVILSLDEFEALRLADYLGMYHEDAGQKMGVSRPTFSRIIEQARKKVAGAIVEGKPIRIAGGPVNFVCKQKGRGYGQHCHRHCKKRAHFLESNQYENTNKQ; from the coding sequence ATGGCAAGACCTTATTGTCCAAGAAGATTAAATTCATGCCCTCCTGTTGAGGAATTCGTTCCTTTTGAACAGGAAGGTACGGAAAAAGAACCTGTTATTCTTTCTCTTGATGAGTTTGAAGCACTCCGCCTTGCTGATTATTTAGGAATGTATCACGAGGATGCAGGACAGAAGATGGGGGTGTCTCGTCCGACATTTTCCCGAATTATTGAGCAGGCACGAAAAAAAGTTGCCGGTGCCATTGTAGAAGGGAAACCCATTCGAATAGCTGGCGGTCCTGTAAATTTTGTTTGCAAGCAAAAAGGTCGTGGCTATGGTCAGCATTGCCATAGACATTGTAAAAAAAGGGCTCATTTTTTGGAGTCTAATCAATATGAAAATACAAACAAACAATAA